The following are encoded together in the Notolabrus celidotus isolate fNotCel1 chromosome 9, fNotCel1.pri, whole genome shotgun sequence genome:
- the coq5 gene encoding 2-methoxy-6-polyprenyl-1,4-benzoquinol methylase, mitochondrial, translating into MAASIRLLVRRVIRLSHGNITGPPAGLSARSGSCRGPSVCRCFSDAAGDRNTHFGFETVPETEKAKKVYKVFENVAEKYDVMNDAMSLGVHRLWKDMLLHVMHPQPGVRLLDVAGGTGDIAFRFLEYVRSQQERQQRRAARSMQTPSWEDISSNYSSEDVIESQESSAVVCDINKEMLKVGKQKADGMGVSAGLSWVVGDAEELPFDDDQFDIYTIAFGIRNVTHIDQALQEALRVLKPGGRFMCLEFSKVTNPMLARLYDAYSFQMIPVLGEVIAGDWKSYQYLVESIRKFPDQEEFKGMIEDAGFYTVQYYNLTGGVVALHSGFKL; encoded by the exons ATGGCCGCGTCCATCAGACTGCTGGTCCGGAGGGTGATACGTCTGTCTCATGGAAATATTACCGGACCCCCTGCAGGACTCTCAGCCCGGTCCGGTTCCTGTCGGGGTCCGTCGGTCTGTCGGTGTTTCAGTGATGCAGCcggagacagaaacacacactttggATTCGAAACGGTGCCAGAGACGGAGAAGGCGAAGAAAG TCTATAAGGTGTTTGAGAATGTGGCAGAGAAGTATGACGTCATGAACGATGCCATGAGTCTGGGGGTTCATCGTCTGTGGAAGGACATGCTGCTGCACGTCATGCACCCACAGCCTGGGGTGCGGCTTCTGGATGTTGCAGGAGGAACAG GTGACATTGCCTTCCGATTTCTGGAGTATGTTCGCTCCCAGCAGGAGCGGCAGCAGAGGCGTGCCGCCAGGTCCATGCAGACGCCATCATGGGAGGACATTTCCTCGAATTACTCCTCTGAGGATGTGATTGAGTCCCAGGAATCCAGTGCTGTGGTTTGTGACATCAACAAGGAGATGCTGAAAGTGGGAAAGCAGAAAGCTGACGGCATGGGGGTCAGCGCTG gtctgTCGTGGGTGGTTGGAGACGCAGAGGAGCTGCCCTTTGACGATGACCAGTTTGATATTTATACCATCGCCTTTGGCATTCGAAACGTCACACACATAGATCAG GCACTGCAGGAGGCTCTGCGGGTCCTGAAGCCTGGCGGCAGGTTCATGTGCTTAGAGTTCAGCAAAGTGACGAATCCCATGTTGGCAAG gctTTATGACGCTTATAGTTTCCAGATGATCCCAGTTTTGGGAGAGGTGATTGCAGGAGACTGGAAATCTTACCAGTATCTGGTAGAAAGCATCCGCAAGTTCCCGGATCAG GAGGAGTTTAAAGGAATGATTGAGGATGCAGGTTTCTACACTGTGCAATACTACAACCTCACTGGTGGAGTTGTGGCTCTTCACTCTGGTTTCAAGCTGTGA